In one window of Burkholderia cenocepacia DNA:
- the coxB gene encoding cytochrome c oxidase subunit II: MEILGKDAMKTIKRALTGVLACSGLLFAGAALAVGDSPGGPRVNEINFQPPVTKIAEELYDLHTMMLILCTVIFVGVFGVMFYSIFAHRKSKGHKAANFHESTTVEIIWTIVPFVIVVLMALPATKAVVAMKDTTNADLTIKVTGYQWKWGYDYVKGPGEGIGFLSTLTTPRDEVMGKKPITDTYLQEVDNPLVVPVNKKIRIITTANDVVHSWYVPAFGVKQDAIPGFVRDTWFKADKVGTFRGFCTELCGKEHAYMPVVVEVLSDDDYAKWVTAQKAKLASAAVDPNKVYTMAELVAHGEEVYKANCAACHQVNGKGLGAFPAMDGSPIVNGPIAAHVERVLHGKGAMPSWASLSDLDIASVVTYERNSWGNHKNDLLQPKQVADARNGKLPEDTAGAATAAAPAEAASAPAQAASGAEQPAAAASAALSTIYFETGKSVLPADAKAAIAAAADYAKAHPDAKLALSGFTDKTGSADANAELAKHRAQAVRDALKAAGVAEDHIILKKPETITGGADAKEARRVEIGPAA, translated from the coding sequence ATGGAAATTTTGGGTAAGGATGCTATGAAAACAATCAAGCGAGCCCTCACGGGCGTGCTGGCATGCAGCGGATTGCTCTTTGCCGGTGCGGCCCTGGCGGTCGGTGATAGCCCGGGCGGCCCCCGTGTCAACGAGATCAACTTTCAGCCGCCTGTCACGAAGATCGCCGAGGAGCTCTACGATCTCCACACGATGATGCTGATCCTGTGTACGGTGATCTTCGTCGGCGTGTTCGGCGTGATGTTCTATTCGATCTTTGCGCACCGCAAATCCAAGGGCCACAAGGCCGCCAATTTCCATGAAAGCACGACCGTCGAGATCATCTGGACGATCGTGCCGTTCGTGATCGTCGTGCTGATGGCGCTGCCGGCGACGAAGGCCGTCGTCGCGATGAAGGACACGACGAACGCCGATCTCACGATCAAGGTCACCGGTTACCAGTGGAAGTGGGGCTACGACTACGTGAAGGGCCCGGGCGAGGGCATCGGCTTCCTGTCGACGCTGACCACCCCGCGCGACGAAGTGATGGGCAAGAAGCCGATCACCGACACCTATCTGCAGGAAGTCGACAACCCGCTCGTCGTGCCGGTCAACAAGAAGATTCGCATCATCACGACCGCGAACGACGTCGTCCACTCGTGGTACGTGCCCGCGTTCGGCGTGAAGCAGGATGCGATTCCCGGCTTCGTGCGCGACACGTGGTTCAAGGCCGACAAGGTCGGCACGTTCCGCGGTTTCTGTACCGAGTTGTGCGGCAAGGAGCATGCGTACATGCCGGTCGTCGTCGAAGTCCTGTCGGACGACGACTACGCGAAGTGGGTCACCGCGCAGAAGGCGAAGCTGGCCAGCGCGGCGGTCGACCCGAACAAGGTCTACACGATGGCCGAACTCGTCGCGCACGGCGAGGAAGTCTACAAGGCGAACTGCGCGGCCTGCCACCAGGTGAACGGCAAGGGCCTCGGCGCGTTCCCGGCGATGGACGGCAGCCCGATCGTGAACGGCCCGATCGCCGCGCACGTCGAGCGCGTGCTGCACGGCAAGGGCGCGATGCCGTCGTGGGCGTCGCTGTCGGACCTCGACATCGCTTCGGTCGTCACGTACGAACGCAACTCGTGGGGCAACCACAAGAACGACCTGCTGCAGCCGAAGCAAGTGGCTGACGCACGCAACGGCAAGCTGCCGGAAGACACGGCGGGCGCGGCAACGGCAGCGGCCCCGGCAGAAGCGGCTTCGGCACCGGCGCAAGCCGCGTCGGGCGCCGAGCAGCCGGCGGCAGCGGCATCGGCCGCGCTGTCGACGATCTACTTCGAGACGGGCAAGAGCGTGCTGCCGGCCGACGCGAAGGCGGCGATCGCCGCCGCGGCCGACTATGCGAAGGCACATCCGGACGCGAAGCTCGCGCTGTCGGGCTTCACCGACAAGACGGGCTCGGCCGACGCGAACGCCGAACTGGCGAAGCATCGCGCGCAGGCCGTGCGCGATGCGCTGAAGGCAGCAGGCGTGGCGGAAGACCACATTATTCTCAAAAAGCCGGAAACGATCACGGGCGGGGCTGACGCGAAGGAAGCCCGGCGTGTCGAGATCGGCCCGGCGGCTTGA
- a CDS encoding methyltransferase domain-containing protein yields MSPASTSTGRPANDTRRLRRIFDRRAATFDAVAFLPREIAQRMNERLEYIKVSPAAVLDAGCGPGDDLPALRARFPEAPVFGVDLSGAMLARAGQREVEQTTWRRWLPASLGRALGQRGPRVAQADFAALPFPGGAFDLIWSNLALHWHSRPDTVFPEWQRVLRVNGLLMFSTLGPDTLRELRAACADAEAALGIAPPAVRVIDFVDMHDLGDMLVESGFEIPVMDQEVLTVTYKSPDSLLADVRRWGAYPFERVTPQHATRRFRVALGDALDARRREDGTIPLTFEVIYGHAWKAVPRTTAEGHGIVRIEDIGKGRPKNR; encoded by the coding sequence ATGTCCCCAGCTTCGACTTCAACCGGCCGTCCGGCCAATGACACCAGGCGCCTGCGGCGGATCTTCGATCGCCGTGCCGCCACGTTCGATGCGGTTGCGTTCCTGCCGCGCGAGATCGCGCAGCGGATGAACGAGCGCCTCGAATACATCAAGGTGAGTCCCGCGGCCGTGCTCGATGCGGGCTGCGGCCCGGGCGACGACCTGCCGGCGCTGCGCGCGCGCTTTCCGGAAGCGCCGGTGTTCGGCGTGGACCTGTCCGGCGCGATGCTCGCGCGGGCCGGTCAGCGGGAAGTCGAGCAGACCACCTGGCGCCGCTGGCTGCCGGCGTCGCTCGGCCGGGCGCTGGGCCAGCGCGGCCCGCGCGTCGCGCAGGCCGACTTTGCCGCGCTGCCGTTCCCGGGCGGCGCGTTCGACCTGATCTGGTCGAATCTCGCGCTTCACTGGCATTCGCGTCCCGATACCGTCTTCCCCGAATGGCAGCGCGTGCTGCGCGTGAACGGGCTGCTGATGTTCAGCACGCTCGGCCCCGACACGCTGCGCGAACTGCGCGCGGCCTGCGCGGACGCCGAAGCGGCGCTCGGCATCGCCCCGCCCGCCGTGCGCGTGATCGATTTCGTCGACATGCACGACCTCGGCGACATGCTGGTCGAGAGCGGCTTCGAGATTCCCGTGATGGACCAGGAAGTGCTGACCGTCACCTACAAGTCCCCCGATTCCCTGCTGGCCGACGTGCGCCGCTGGGGCGCCTATCCGTTCGAGCGGGTGACGCCGCAACACGCGACGCGGCGCTTTCGCGTGGCGCTCGGCGACGCGCTGGACGCGCGCCGGCGCGAGGACGGCACGATTCCGCTGACGTTCGAGGTGATCTACGGCCACGCGTGGAAGGCCGTGCCGCGCACGACCGCCGAAGGGCACGGCATCGTGCGCATCGAGGACATCGGCAAGGGGCGTCCGAAGAATCGGTAA
- the trmL gene encoding tRNA (uridine(34)/cytosine(34)/5-carboxymethylaminomethyluridine(34)-2'-O)-methyltransferase TrmL: MFNVVLVAPEIPPNTGNVIRLCANTGAHLHLIEPLGFPLDDARMRRAGLDYHEYAQMRVHRDWDAFVAAETPDPARMFAFTTRGSGRFHDHAFLPGDWFVFGSETRGLPAELLERFPNEQRVRLPMRPDNRSLNLSNTVAVVVFEAWRQAGFEGGA; the protein is encoded by the coding sequence ATGTTCAACGTCGTCCTCGTCGCCCCCGAAATTCCGCCGAACACCGGCAACGTGATCCGCCTGTGTGCGAACACCGGCGCGCATCTGCACCTGATCGAGCCGCTCGGCTTTCCGCTCGACGACGCGCGGATGCGCCGCGCCGGCCTCGACTATCACGAGTATGCGCAGATGCGCGTGCACCGCGACTGGGACGCGTTCGTCGCCGCCGAAACGCCCGATCCCGCGCGGATGTTCGCGTTCACGACGCGCGGCTCGGGCCGCTTCCACGATCATGCGTTCCTGCCCGGCGACTGGTTCGTGTTCGGCTCGGAAACGCGCGGCCTGCCGGCCGAGCTGCTCGAACGCTTCCCGAACGAGCAGCGCGTGCGCCTGCCGATGCGGCCGGACAACCGCAGCCTGAACCTGTCGAACACGGTCGCGGTGGTCGTGTTCGAGGCGTGGCGCCAGGCCGGCTTCGAAGGCGGCGCCTGA
- a CDS encoding rhodanese-like domain-containing protein, with protein MTFFTNYTNLALIAILLVSGGLLAWPALRRGRGGLSAAEATQLINRRNAVVIDLRAASDFAAGHLPSARQVAAGEIGAKIAQVAKNKSTPVLLVCQNGQQSQKAAREVEAAGYAEVHVLEGGVAAWQQAGMPVVKQGVAK; from the coding sequence GTGACGTTCTTTACCAATTACACGAACCTGGCCCTTATCGCGATCCTGCTGGTTTCCGGCGGCCTGCTGGCATGGCCGGCCCTGCGCCGCGGCCGCGGCGGGCTGTCGGCTGCGGAAGCGACGCAGCTCATCAATCGCCGCAACGCGGTCGTGATCGACCTGCGTGCCGCCTCCGATTTCGCCGCCGGCCACCTGCCGTCGGCGCGCCAGGTCGCGGCGGGCGAGATCGGCGCGAAAATTGCGCAGGTCGCGAAGAACAAGAGCACCCCGGTGCTGCTCGTCTGCCAGAATGGCCAGCAGTCGCAGAAGGCGGCACGCGAGGTCGAGGCGGCGGGCTACGCCGAGGTGCACGTGCTCGAAGGCGGCGTGGCCGCCTGGCAGCAGGCCGGGATGCCGGTCGTCAAACAAGGAGTGGCGAAGTGA
- a CDS encoding ComF family protein, with product MVRGSAERTLRVVLSQVRTLAVRVAAVMLPNRCALCGNLSHAVICGACDAAYWNEAQLRCEVCALPLGVGHARSRGGSRSGTARAAAYRCETCRTAPPPFDATLALADYRAPLDGLARGLKFHARLALGGEFAARLARLVDDTRDAGGFDLVAPVPLSHRRLVARGYNQAWAIARPLARRLGVPAEAALLTRVADTAPQSRLDRHARRDNVMAAFAVAGGVAGRHIALVDDVMTSGATLAAAAQALKAAGAARVTNLVALRTAKD from the coding sequence ATGGTCCGCGGTTCCGCCGAGCGCACGTTGCGCGTCGTTTTGTCGCAGGTTCGAACGCTGGCCGTGCGCGTCGCCGCGGTCATGTTGCCGAATCGCTGCGCGTTGTGCGGCAATTTGTCACACGCCGTGATTTGCGGCGCCTGCGATGCCGCGTACTGGAATGAAGCGCAGCTGCGCTGCGAGGTCTGCGCGCTGCCGCTCGGTGTCGGGCACGCGCGGTCACGCGGTGGCAGTCGCAGCGGCACCGCCCGCGCGGCCGCATACCGGTGCGAAACGTGCCGCACCGCGCCGCCGCCGTTCGACGCGACGCTCGCGCTTGCCGATTACCGCGCGCCGCTCGACGGGCTCGCGCGCGGCCTGAAGTTTCACGCACGGCTCGCGCTCGGTGGTGAATTCGCAGCCCGGCTCGCACGGCTGGTCGACGATACGCGCGACGCGGGGGGCTTCGACCTCGTCGCGCCGGTGCCGCTGTCGCACCGGCGGCTCGTCGCGCGCGGCTACAACCAGGCGTGGGCGATCGCGCGTCCGCTCGCGCGCCGGCTCGGCGTGCCAGCGGAGGCAGCCTTGCTCACGCGCGTCGCCGACACCGCGCCGCAGTCGCGGCTCGACCGGCACGCACGACGCGACAACGTGATGGCGGCTTTCGCGGTGGCAGGCGGCGTCGCCGGCCGCCACATCGCGCTCGTCGACGACGTGATGACGTCCGGCGCGACGCTCGCGGCGGCCGCGCAGGCGCTGAAGGCGGCGGGCGCCGCGCGCGTGACGAATCTGGTTGCGCTGCGCACCGCCAAGGATTAA
- a CDS encoding NAD(P)H-dependent glycerol-3-phosphate dehydrogenase: MKVAVLGAGAWGTALAGHLAARHDTLLWARDAALIAGLQARHENSRYLDGIALPDALRYDADLGAALAHGAADDALCVIAAPVAGLRTLCHAMRDAGCVPAHVVWVCKGFEADTHLLPHQVIVAELPEQQSNGVLSGPSFAREVGQSLPVALTVASVSAECRERTLAAFHHGAMRIYTGDDVVGVEVGGAVKNVLAIATGISDGLGLGLNARAALITRGLAEMSRLGVALGGRAETFTGLTGLGDLILTATGDLSRNRTVGLQLAAGRTLNDILGALGHVAEGVRCAQAVLALARAQSIDMPITQAVCGVLFDGIAPRDAVSGLLRRDARAE; this comes from the coding sequence ATGAAAGTAGCCGTTCTCGGCGCCGGTGCCTGGGGCACCGCGCTCGCGGGCCATCTGGCCGCGCGGCACGATACGCTTCTGTGGGCGCGCGACGCCGCGCTCATTGCCGGGCTGCAGGCCCGGCACGAAAATTCCCGCTATCTGGACGGCATCGCGCTGCCTGACGCGCTGCGCTACGACGCCGATCTCGGCGCCGCGCTCGCGCATGGCGCCGCGGACGATGCGCTGTGCGTGATCGCCGCGCCGGTGGCCGGGCTGCGCACGCTGTGTCACGCGATGCGTGACGCCGGCTGCGTGCCTGCGCACGTCGTCTGGGTCTGCAAGGGCTTCGAGGCCGACACGCATCTGCTGCCGCATCAGGTGATCGTGGCCGAACTGCCCGAACAGCAGAGCAACGGCGTGCTGTCGGGCCCGAGCTTCGCGCGCGAGGTCGGACAGTCGCTGCCCGTCGCGTTGACGGTGGCCAGCGTGTCGGCCGAATGCCGCGAGCGCACGCTCGCCGCGTTCCACCACGGCGCGATGCGGATCTATACGGGCGACGACGTGGTCGGCGTCGAGGTCGGCGGCGCGGTGAAGAACGTGCTGGCGATCGCGACCGGCATTTCCGACGGCCTCGGCCTCGGGCTGAACGCGCGTGCCGCGCTGATCACGCGCGGCCTCGCCGAAATGTCGCGGCTCGGCGTGGCGCTCGGCGGCCGCGCGGAAACCTTCACGGGCCTCACGGGCCTCGGCGACCTGATCCTCACCGCGACGGGCGACCTGTCGCGCAATCGCACGGTCGGGCTGCAACTGGCGGCCGGCCGCACGCTGAACGACATCCTCGGCGCGCTCGGCCACGTGGCCGAAGGCGTGCGCTGCGCGCAGGCCGTGCTGGCGCTCGCGCGCGCGCAATCGATCGACATGCCGATCACGCAAGCCGTGTGCGGCGTGCTGTTCGATGGCATCGCACCGCGCGACGCCGTCAGCGGCCTGCTGCGCCGCGACGCACGCGCCGAGTAG
- a CDS encoding O-acetyl-ADP-ribose deacetylase, giving the protein MLQIHSTTLDAQVVDITTLDVDAIVNAANGSLLGGGGVDGAIHRAAGPGLLAECRTLGGCDTGDAKLTRGHGLPARYVIHAVGPVWYGGARGEAELLASCYRRAIELAEEVAATSIAFPAISCGVYRYPAEAAVDIAVGTVVEMLAQAPNLARVVFACFSPDIYDLYRARLART; this is encoded by the coding sequence ATGCTGCAGATCCATTCCACCACGCTCGATGCGCAGGTCGTCGACATCACGACGCTCGATGTCGATGCGATCGTCAACGCCGCGAACGGTTCGCTGCTTGGCGGGGGCGGCGTCGACGGCGCGATTCACCGCGCGGCCGGCCCCGGCCTGCTCGCCGAATGCCGCACGCTCGGCGGGTGCGACACCGGCGACGCGAAGCTCACGCGCGGCCACGGGTTGCCGGCGCGCTACGTGATCCACGCGGTCGGGCCGGTCTGGTACGGCGGCGCGCGCGGCGAGGCCGAGCTGCTCGCGTCGTGCTACCGGCGCGCGATCGAGCTGGCCGAGGAGGTTGCCGCGACGTCGATCGCGTTCCCGGCGATCAGTTGCGGCGTCTACCGCTATCCGGCCGAAGCCGCCGTCGACATCGCGGTCGGCACCGTCGTCGAGATGCTCGCGCAGGCGCCGAACCTCGCACGCGTGGTGTTCGCGTGCTTTTCCCCCGACATCTACGACCTGTACCGCGCGCGGCTCGCACGAACCTGA
- the ctaD gene encoding cytochrome c oxidase subunit I, whose translation MSSIGHDVAADHAHDDHAHEAPHGWRRWLFATNHKDIGTLYLLFSFIMFLSGGVMALGIRAELFEPGLQIMRPEFFNELTTMHGLIMVFGAIMPAFVGFANWMIPLQIGASDMAFARMNNFSFWLLPVAAVLLVGSFFAPGGATAAGWTLYAPLSTQMGPGMDFAIFAVHIMGASSIMGGINIVVTILNMRAPGMTLMKMPMFAWTWLITAYLLIAVMPVLAGAITMVLFDRHFGTSFFNAAGGGDPVMYQHIFWFFGHPEVYIMILPAFGIVSQVIPAFARKTLFGYSSMVYATASIAILSFMVWAHHMFATGMPVTGQLFFMYATMLIAVPTGVKVFNWLATMWRGSMTFETPMLFAIGFLFVFTFGGLTGLMLAMAPLDIQYHGTYFVVAHFHYVLVAGSLFALFSGWYYWAPKWTGWMYNETRGKIHFWASMIFFNLTFFPMHFVGLAGMPRRYADYPAQFTDFNQVATIGAFGFGLAQVYFLFAVALPAYRGGGELEKASDKPWDGATGLEWTVPSPAPFHTFEQPPHVE comes from the coding sequence ATGTCTAGCATCGGGCACGACGTAGCCGCGGACCACGCGCACGACGACCACGCGCACGAAGCCCCGCACGGCTGGCGTCGCTGGCTGTTCGCCACCAACCACAAGGACATCGGTACGCTGTACCTGCTGTTCTCGTTCATCATGTTCCTGTCGGGCGGCGTGATGGCGCTCGGCATCCGTGCCGAGCTGTTCGAGCCGGGCCTGCAGATCATGCGTCCGGAGTTCTTCAACGAACTCACGACGATGCACGGCCTGATCATGGTGTTCGGCGCGATCATGCCGGCGTTCGTCGGCTTCGCGAACTGGATGATTCCGCTGCAGATCGGCGCATCCGACATGGCGTTCGCGCGGATGAACAACTTCAGCTTCTGGCTGCTGCCGGTCGCGGCCGTGCTGCTGGTCGGTTCGTTCTTCGCGCCGGGCGGCGCGACGGCTGCCGGCTGGACGCTGTACGCACCGCTGTCGACGCAGATGGGCCCGGGCATGGACTTCGCGATCTTCGCGGTCCACATCATGGGCGCATCGTCGATCATGGGCGGGATCAACATCGTCGTGACGATCCTGAACATGCGCGCACCGGGCATGACGCTGATGAAGATGCCGATGTTCGCGTGGACGTGGCTGATCACCGCGTACCTGCTGATCGCCGTGATGCCGGTTCTGGCGGGCGCGATCACGATGGTGCTGTTCGATCGCCACTTCGGCACGTCGTTCTTCAACGCGGCAGGCGGCGGCGACCCGGTGATGTACCAGCACATCTTCTGGTTCTTCGGCCACCCCGAGGTGTACATCATGATTCTGCCGGCGTTCGGGATCGTGTCGCAGGTGATCCCGGCGTTCGCACGCAAGACGCTGTTCGGCTACAGCTCGATGGTGTACGCGACGGCATCGATCGCGATCCTGTCGTTCATGGTCTGGGCGCACCACATGTTCGCCACGGGCATGCCGGTCACCGGCCAGCTGTTCTTCATGTACGCGACGATGCTGATCGCGGTGCCGACGGGCGTGAAGGTGTTCAACTGGCTCGCGACGATGTGGCGCGGCTCGATGACGTTCGAAACCCCGATGCTGTTCGCGATCGGCTTCCTGTTCGTGTTCACGTTCGGCGGCCTGACGGGCCTGATGCTCGCGATGGCGCCGCTCGACATCCAGTATCACGGCACCTACTTCGTGGTCGCGCACTTCCACTACGTGCTGGTGGCCGGCTCGCTGTTCGCGCTGTTCTCGGGCTGGTACTACTGGGCGCCGAAGTGGACGGGCTGGATGTACAACGAGACGCGCGGCAAGATCCACTTCTGGGCGTCGATGATCTTCTTCAACCTGACGTTCTTCCCGATGCACTTCGTCGGTCTCGCGGGCATGCCGCGCCGCTATGCGGATTACCCGGCGCAGTTCACGGACTTCAACCAGGTGGCGACGATCGGCGCATTCGGCTTCGGCCTCGCGCAGGTGTACTTCCTGTTCGCGGTCGCGCTGCCGGCCTACCGTGGCGGCGGCGAGCTGGAAAAGGCGTCGGACAAGCCGTGGGATGGCGCGACGGGCCTCGAGTGGACGGTACCGAGCCCGGCTCCGTTCCACACGTTCGAGCAACCGCCGCACGTCGAATAA
- the secB gene encoding protein-export chaperone SecB produces MSDVENQPFFNIQRVYLKDMSLEQPNSPAIFLEQDMPSVEVEVDVKADRLAESVFEVVVSGTVTAKVKDKVAFLIEAKQAGIFDIRNIPDEQLDPLVGIACPTILFPYLRSNIADAITRAGFPPIHLAEINFQALYEQRLAQLQQQAGAAAGAPNGAPNGTTLN; encoded by the coding sequence ATGTCCGACGTCGAAAACCAACCGTTCTTCAACATCCAGCGCGTCTACCTGAAGGATATGTCGCTCGAGCAGCCGAATTCGCCGGCGATCTTCCTCGAGCAGGACATGCCGTCGGTTGAAGTCGAAGTCGACGTCAAGGCCGACCGTCTCGCGGAAAGCGTGTTCGAAGTCGTCGTGTCGGGTACCGTCACCGCGAAGGTGAAGGACAAGGTCGCATTCCTGATCGAAGCGAAGCAGGCCGGCATTTTCGACATCCGCAACATTCCGGACGAACAGCTCGACCCGCTCGTCGGCATCGCATGCCCGACGATCCTGTTCCCGTACCTGCGCTCGAACATCGCCGACGCGATCACGCGCGCCGGCTTCCCGCCGATCCACCTTGCGGAAATCAACTTCCAGGCGCTGTACGAGCAGCGTCTCGCGCAGCTTCAGCAGCAAGCCGGCGCCGCAGCAGGCGCACCGAACGGCGCGCCGAATGGCACGACGCTGAACTGA
- the gpmA gene encoding 2,3-diphosphoglycerate-dependent phosphoglycerate mutase, giving the protein MYKLVLIRHGESTWNKENRFTGWVDVDLTEQGRNEAYQAGELLKEAGYTFDIAYTSVLKRAIRTLWHVQDKMDLMYLPVVHSWRLNERHYGALSGLNKAETAAKFGDEQVLVWRRSYDTPPPALEPTDERAPFNDPRYAKVPREQLPLTECLKDTVARVLPLWNESIAPAVRAGKQVLIAAHGNSLRALIKYLDGISDSDIVGLNIPNGVPLVYELDENLKPIKHYYLGDQDAIAQAQAAVAKQGKAG; this is encoded by the coding sequence ATGTACAAACTCGTTCTCATCCGCCACGGCGAATCGACGTGGAACAAGGAAAACCGCTTCACCGGCTGGGTCGACGTCGACCTGACCGAACAGGGTCGCAACGAGGCCTACCAGGCCGGCGAACTGCTCAAGGAGGCCGGCTACACGTTCGACATCGCGTACACGTCGGTGCTCAAGCGCGCGATCCGCACGCTGTGGCACGTGCAGGACAAGATGGACCTGATGTACCTGCCGGTCGTCCACTCGTGGCGCCTGAACGAGCGCCACTACGGCGCGCTGTCGGGCCTGAACAAGGCGGAAACGGCCGCGAAGTTCGGCGACGAGCAGGTGCTCGTGTGGCGCCGCAGCTACGACACGCCGCCGCCCGCGCTCGAGCCGACCGACGAGCGCGCGCCGTTCAACGACCCGCGCTATGCGAAGGTGCCGCGCGAGCAGCTGCCGCTCACCGAGTGCCTGAAGGACACGGTCGCGCGCGTGCTGCCGCTGTGGAACGAGTCGATCGCGCCGGCGGTGCGCGCCGGCAAGCAGGTGCTGATCGCCGCGCACGGCAACTCGCTGCGCGCGCTGATCAAGTACCTCGACGGCATCTCGGACAGCGACATCGTCGGCCTGAACATCCCGAACGGCGTGCCGCTCGTGTACGAACTCGACGAGAACCTGAAGCCGATCAAGCACTATTACCTCGGCGACCAGGACGCGATCGCGCAGGCGCAGGCCGCCGTCGCGAAGCAAGGCAAGGCGGGCTGA
- the grxC gene encoding glutaredoxin 3: MNKVLMYSTQVCPYCMQAERLLKLRGVEQIEKVLIDRDPARREEMMTRTGRRTVPQIYIGDTHVGGYDDLSKLDREGGLVPLLQAA, translated from the coding sequence GTGAACAAGGTTTTGATGTACAGCACGCAGGTGTGTCCGTATTGCATGCAGGCCGAGCGCCTGCTGAAGCTGCGCGGCGTCGAGCAGATCGAAAAGGTGCTGATCGATCGCGATCCGGCCCGCCGCGAGGAAATGATGACGCGCACGGGGCGCCGCACGGTGCCGCAGATCTATATCGGCGACACGCACGTCGGCGGCTACGACGATCTGTCGAAGCTCGACCGCGAAGGCGGCCTCGTGCCGCTTCTGCAAGCGGCCTGA
- a CDS encoding DUF2244 domain-containing protein yields the protein MQACIACHSREAAMEVARVLAETADSEPVLEDWLMKRNCSVSPRQFVLFYASLAGFSLAIAALLLWRGVWLVMPFTGIELLAVGVAFAIYARHAVDYERIRLFPHRLVIERMDAERLTQIEFNPRWVRVEPGATPRDPIRLVSRGQTVVIGQHLAQYKRAQFADELRVSLRRCG from the coding sequence ATGCAGGCATGCATCGCATGCCATTCGCGTGAGGCGGCGATGGAAGTAGCGAGGGTTTTGGCGGAGACGGCGGACAGCGAACCGGTCCTCGAAGACTGGCTCATGAAACGCAACTGTTCGGTGTCGCCACGCCAGTTCGTGCTGTTTTACGCGTCGCTGGCGGGCTTCTCGCTGGCGATCGCGGCGTTGCTGTTGTGGAGAGGGGTCTGGCTCGTCATGCCCTTTACCGGAATCGAGTTGCTGGCGGTGGGTGTCGCATTTGCGATCTATGCTCGCCACGCGGTCGATTACGAGCGCATCAGGCTGTTTCCGCACCGGCTCGTGATCGAGCGGATGGATGCGGAGCGGCTCACGCAGATCGAATTCAACCCGCGCTGGGTGCGGGTCGAGCCGGGTGCGACGCCACGCGATCCGATTCGGCTGGTATCGCGCGGGCAGACCGTCGTAATCGGGCAGCATCTCGCGCAGTACAAGCGTGCGCAGTTCGCCGACGAGCTGCGCGTGTCGCTCAGGCGCTGCGGCTGA